Proteins encoded together in one Lathamus discolor isolate bLatDis1 chromosome 3, bLatDis1.hap1, whole genome shotgun sequence window:
- the HMX2 gene encoding homeobox protein HMX2, translated as MSSKEDPSKCCQTAAPISSFTIQSILGSGSAGPPREGGGGGTAWSARGRTLSLSSDDEEPEESWKHRGCFCPEAQGPAEPCHKHQPLSFTCLGSTKGSGAAAAGSGERGPFLSPPQQDCKEEKEKPLGPASPSCGDRQRDGGDRQAGAAKKKTRTVFSRSQVYQLESTFDMKRYLSSSERACLASSLQLTETQVKTWFQNRRNKWKRQLSAELEAANMAHASAQTLVGMPLVFRDNSLLRVPVPRSIAFPAPLYYPGSNLSALPLYNLYNKIDY; from the exons ATGAGCAGCAAAGAAGACCCCAGCAAGTGCTGTCAGAcggctgctcccatctccagtTTCACCATCCAGTCCATCCTGGGCAGCGGCAGCGCCGGGCCACCCCGGgagggcggcgggggggggacCGCCTGGTCCGCCCGCGGCCGGACCCTTTCGCTCTCCTCGGACGACGAGGAGCCGGAGGAGAGCTGGAAGCACCGCGGCTGCTTCTGCCCCGAGGCTCAGGGCCCAGCCGAGCCGTGCCACAAGCACCAGCCCCTCAGCTTCACCTGTCTCG GCAGCACCAAAGGGAGCGGAGCAGCGGCTGCGGGCAGCGGGGAGCGGGGACCCTTCCTCTCGCCCCCCCAGCAGGACTgtaaggaggagaaggagaagccACTGGGACCCGCCTCACCTTCCTGCGGGGACCGGCAGCGTGACGGCGGGGACCGGCAGGCCGGTGCTGCCAAGAAGAAGACGCGCACGGTGTTCAGCCGCAGCCAGGTCTACCAGCTGGAGTCCACCTTCGACATGAAGCGCTACCTGAGCAGCTCGGAGCGGGCCTGCCTGGcctccagcctgcagctcaCCGAGACCCAGGTGAAGACCTGGTTCCAGAACCGCAGGAACAAGTGGAAACGGCAGCTCTCGGCCGAGCTGGAGGCGGCCAACATGGCCCACGCCTCGGCACAGACTCTGGTGGGGATGCCGCTGGTGTTCAGGGACAATTCCCTCCTCCGAGTGCCGGTGCCCCGGTCCATCGCCTTCCCTGCGCCTCTTTACTATCCCGGCAGCAACCTCTCGGCCTTACCGCTCTACAACCTCTACAACAAGATCGACTACTGA
- the BUB3 gene encoding mitotic checkpoint protein BUB3 isoform X2, producing the protein MKTMTGSNEFKLNQTPDDGISSVKFSPNTSQFLLVSSWDTTVRLYDVPANTMRLKYQHTGAVLDCAFYDPTHAWSGGLDQQLKMHDLNTDQENLVGAHDAPIRCVEYCPEVNVMVTGSWDQTVKLWDPRTPCNAGTFSQPEKVYTLSVSGDRLIVGTAGRRVLVWDLRNMGYVQQRRESSLKYQTRCIRAFPNKQGYVLSSIEGRVAVEYLDPSPEIQKKKYAFKCHRLKENNIEQIYPVNAISFHNVHNTFATGGSDGFVNIWDPFNKKRLCQFHRYPTSIASLAFSNDGTTLAIASSYMYEMDDVEHPEDGIYIRQVTDAETKPK; encoded by the exons ATGAAGACG ATGACAGGATCAAACGAGTTCAAACTAAATCAAACTCCAGATGATGGTATTTCATCAGTGAAGTTTAGTCCAAACACATCACAGTTTCTGCTTGTTTCATCCTGGGACACAACTGTCCGTCTCTATGATGTTCCTGCCAACACCATGAGACTCAAATATCAGCATACAGGAGCTGTCCTGGACTGTGCTTTTTAT gATCCGACCCATGCCTGGAGTGGAGGATTAGATCAGCAACTGAAGATGCATGATTTAAACACGGACCAAG aaaaccTTGTTGGTGCCCATGATGCTCCTATCAGGTGTGTTGAGTATTGCCCAGAAGTGAATGTCATGGTGACTGGAAGCTGGGATCAAACAGTTAAACTGTGGGATCCCAGAACTCCTTGTAACGCAGGAACCTTCTCGCAACCGGAAAAG gtctaCACACTTTCTGTGTCTGGAGATAGGCTAATCGTGGGCACTGCAGGTCGGAGAGTGCTGGTGTGGGATTTGAGGAACATGGGTTATGTTCAGCAGCGAAGAGAATCAAGTCTGAAGTACCAGACCCGCTGTATCAGAGCGTTTCCTAATAAGCAG GGTTATGTTTTAAGTTCTATTGAAGGTCGTGTTGCGGTGGAATACTTGGATCCAAGTCCAGAAattcagaagaagaaatatgCATTCAAATGTCACCGtttgaaggaaaacaacattGAGCAGATTTATCCAGTTAATGCAATTTCTTTCCATAATGTCCACAACACATTTGCTACAG GAGGCTCCGATGGATTTGTAAATATTTGGGACCCATTTAATAAAAAGCGTCTGTGTCAGTTCCATCGGTATCCCACAAGCATCGCATCGCTTGCCTTCAGCAATGATGGAACTACCCTTGCAATAGCTTCTTCATATATGTATGAAATGGATGACGTTGAACATCCTGAAGATGGTATCTATATTCGTCAAGTGACAGATGCAGAAACAAAACCGAAGTGA
- the BUB3 gene encoding mitotic checkpoint protein BUB3 isoform X1, giving the protein MKTMTGSNEFKLNQTPDDGISSVKFSPNTSQFLLVSSWDTTVRLYDVPANTMRLKYQHTGAVLDCAFYDPTHAWSGGLDQQLKMHDLNTDQENLVGAHDAPIRCVEYCPEVNVMVTGSWDQTVKLWDPRTPCNAGTFSQPEKVYTLSVSGDRLIVGTAGRRVLVWDLRNMGYVQQRRESSLKYQTRCIRAFPNKQGYVLSSIEGRVAVEYLDPSPEIQKKKYAFKCHRLKENNIEQIYPVNAISFHNVHNTFATGGSDGFVNIWDPFNKKRLCQFHRYPTSIASLAFSNDGTTLAIASSYMYEMDDVEHPEDGIYIRQVTDAETKPKST; this is encoded by the exons ATGAAGACG ATGACAGGATCAAACGAGTTCAAACTAAATCAAACTCCAGATGATGGTATTTCATCAGTGAAGTTTAGTCCAAACACATCACAGTTTCTGCTTGTTTCATCCTGGGACACAACTGTCCGTCTCTATGATGTTCCTGCCAACACCATGAGACTCAAATATCAGCATACAGGAGCTGTCCTGGACTGTGCTTTTTAT gATCCGACCCATGCCTGGAGTGGAGGATTAGATCAGCAACTGAAGATGCATGATTTAAACACGGACCAAG aaaaccTTGTTGGTGCCCATGATGCTCCTATCAGGTGTGTTGAGTATTGCCCAGAAGTGAATGTCATGGTGACTGGAAGCTGGGATCAAACAGTTAAACTGTGGGATCCCAGAACTCCTTGTAACGCAGGAACCTTCTCGCAACCGGAAAAG gtctaCACACTTTCTGTGTCTGGAGATAGGCTAATCGTGGGCACTGCAGGTCGGAGAGTGCTGGTGTGGGATTTGAGGAACATGGGTTATGTTCAGCAGCGAAGAGAATCAAGTCTGAAGTACCAGACCCGCTGTATCAGAGCGTTTCCTAATAAGCAG GGTTATGTTTTAAGTTCTATTGAAGGTCGTGTTGCGGTGGAATACTTGGATCCAAGTCCAGAAattcagaagaagaaatatgCATTCAAATGTCACCGtttgaaggaaaacaacattGAGCAGATTTATCCAGTTAATGCAATTTCTTTCCATAATGTCCACAACACATTTGCTACAG GAGGCTCCGATGGATTTGTAAATATTTGGGACCCATTTAATAAAAAGCGTCTGTGTCAGTTCCATCGGTATCCCACAAGCATCGCATCGCTTGCCTTCAGCAATGATGGAACTACCCTTGCAATAGCTTCTTCATATATGTATGAAATGGATGACGTTGAACATCCTGAAGATGGTATCTATATTCGTCAAGTGACAGATGCAGAAACAAAACCGAA GTCTACTTAG